The following DNA comes from bacterium.
CCATAAAGAATCTCTCCCCCATGAAACCGGAGATAGATAAAATCAGAAGTAGCAAGTTCTTCACAAGGCCAGCTCTTAGAATGGGCGATACATAATGAGAAGCTATACTTTCTTAATATATCATATATTTCTTCACAGAACCAGCTTGCGTGTCGAAACTCGAAACAGTGGCGGGTCGACCTGGAAACCCTGAGGCGGTGGATAATTTTACAGAATGCCTCCAGTTTTTCCCTATTGGCATGCAGGTTGGGGGGTAATTGC
Coding sequences within:
- a CDS encoding DUF72 domain-containing protein; this translates as QLPPNLHANREKLEAFCKIIHRLRVSRSTRHCFEFRHASWFCEEIYDILRKYSFSLCIAHSKSWPCEELATSDFIYLRFHGGEILYGSNYSEKELKNWASKAKYWMEKRKDIYAYFNNDARGFAIKNALRFKELLEK